One segment of Thermovenabulum gondwanense DNA contains the following:
- the nuoF gene encoding NADH-quinone oxidoreductase subunit NuoF encodes MEFYRKHVLVCGGGGCISSGCIKVKDRLLNKIEEMNLSSEIKVIITGCMGPCHLGPMVVIYPDGVLYTKVTPEGADKIIQKHLFLGEIVEELLIKDSNGTPIICKDENPFFAKQVKIALRNVGLIDPTNIEEYIAADGYRALAKVLFTMKPEDVIEEIKKSGLRGRGGAGFLTGLKWSFTAKAKGSPKYVLCNADEGDPGAFMDRSILEGDPHSVIEAMAIAGYAVGSNQGYVYVRAEYPLAVERLKHAIEQARERGLLGKDILSSGFDFDIDIKVGAGAFVCGEETALIASAEGKRGEPRPKPPFPANEGFLGKPTLINNVETYANICPIILRGADWFSGYGTENSKGTKVFALAGKIKNTGLVEVPMGTALGEIIYDIGGGIPGGKKFKAAQTGGPSGGCIPQKYLNTPVDYESLKELGTIMGSGGLIVVDEDTCMVDFAKYFLQFVQDESCGKCAPCRLGTKRMLEIMDRITRGEGKEGDIERLIELGEIIKETALCGLGQTAPNPVLSTIKYFRDEYEAHIKYKKCPASVCASLFNSPCQNACPAGVEVPLYINAIRMKDYEKAVSIIRENNPFPAVCGRVCNHPCESKCRRAQIDEPLAIRALKRFAADYDVKNPHLPVVKKAKGKKIAVIGSGPAGLTAAYYLALEGYSVTVFEALPIAGGMLAIGIPEYRLPKDVLKSEIEHIKSAGVEIHLNMALGKDFTIENLKYQGFDAIFIAIGAQKDIRLDIPGNELYGVYSALEFLKKVNLNEYIDIGKKVAIIGGGNAAVDAARVALRKGAKEVNVFYRRGPDEMPALPEEVKDAIEEGVKLHFYTAPIRIIGEGGRVNGIEVIRMKPADFDENGRRRTVPIDGSSFSIKVDNVIFALGQQVDLGAIKVPKGMSITIDKETMETSIPGVFAGGDCVSGPSTVIEAIASGRKAAISIDKYLGGNMYEKKSYYPRTADYEIYEEHRNRCATFKLKAQERINSFKEVELTLEESAAYEEACRCLRCDVKQNEEGGVEYAKSYN; translated from the coding sequence ATGGAATTTTATAGAAAACATGTGCTGGTATGTGGCGGAGGAGGTTGTATTTCTTCCGGTTGTATAAAAGTAAAGGACCGGCTTTTAAATAAAATTGAAGAAATGAATTTATCCTCCGAAATAAAAGTAATAATTACCGGATGCATGGGTCCATGTCATTTAGGGCCAATGGTTGTAATTTATCCTGATGGAGTGCTGTACACAAAAGTGACTCCAGAAGGAGCGGATAAAATTATCCAAAAACATCTTTTCTTGGGAGAAATTGTGGAAGAACTTCTAATTAAGGATTCAAATGGAACCCCCATAATTTGCAAGGATGAAAATCCATTTTTTGCCAAACAGGTAAAAATAGCCCTGAGAAATGTGGGACTCATAGATCCTACGAATATTGAGGAGTACATCGCGGCAGACGGATATAGGGCTCTGGCAAAGGTATTATTTACGATGAAGCCAGAGGACGTTATTGAAGAAATAAAAAAATCCGGTTTAAGAGGGCGAGGGGGTGCGGGATTCCTTACCGGGCTTAAGTGGAGTTTTACTGCAAAAGCAAAGGGTAGTCCTAAGTATGTACTGTGCAATGCCGATGAAGGCGATCCCGGTGCCTTTATGGATAGGAGCATCCTGGAAGGAGATCCTCACTCTGTTATAGAAGCAATGGCTATAGCGGGATATGCGGTAGGATCCAACCAGGGTTATGTTTATGTGCGTGCGGAGTATCCCCTTGCTGTAGAAAGATTAAAGCATGCGATAGAACAAGCAAGGGAACGAGGACTTTTAGGCAAAGATATTTTAAGTAGCGGGTTCGACTTTGATATAGATATAAAGGTGGGTGCCGGTGCTTTCGTTTGCGGAGAAGAAACGGCATTAATAGCATCTGCAGAGGGGAAAAGGGGAGAGCCTCGCCCCAAGCCTCCTTTTCCAGCAAATGAAGGATTCTTAGGCAAACCTACGCTTATAAATAACGTGGAGACTTATGCAAATATATGTCCCATTATCCTGAGAGGAGCAGATTGGTTTTCTGGCTACGGAACGGAAAACAGCAAGGGGACTAAGGTCTTTGCCCTCGCCGGTAAAATAAAAAATACCGGGTTAGTGGAAGTACCTATGGGTACCGCGCTTGGTGAGATCATTTACGATATAGGTGGGGGTATACCCGGTGGAAAAAAATTTAAAGCCGCTCAAACAGGAGGTCCCTCTGGAGGATGCATTCCCCAAAAGTACCTTAACACCCCAGTAGATTATGAATCTTTAAAAGAACTTGGAACGATAATGGGGTCAGGCGGGCTAATAGTAGTTGACGAAGATACCTGCATGGTAGATTTTGCAAAATATTTTCTCCAATTTGTTCAGGATGAGTCCTGTGGAAAGTGTGCACCCTGCCGGTTGGGAACAAAGCGGATGCTTGAAATTATGGATAGGATTACACGAGGTGAAGGTAAAGAGGGGGATATTGAACGGCTTATTGAGTTGGGAGAAATTATAAAAGAAACCGCCTTATGCGGGCTTGGCCAGACCGCACCGAATCCCGTGCTCAGTACAATAAAATATTTTAGGGATGAATATGAGGCCCATATTAAATACAAAAAATGTCCGGCTTCAGTATGTGCAAGCCTTTTTAATTCACCCTGCCAAAATGCATGCCCTGCAGGGGTGGAAGTACCGCTTTATATTAATGCTATAAGAATGAAGGATTACGAAAAAGCAGTAAGTATAATTAGAGAAAATAACCCATTCCCGGCGGTATGCGGTAGAGTGTGCAATCATCCGTGCGAGTCTAAGTGTCGCAGGGCTCAAATAGATGAGCCGCTGGCTATTAGAGCATTAAAGAGGTTTGCTGCGGATTACGATGTGAAAAACCCGCATTTGCCGGTAGTTAAAAAAGCAAAGGGCAAGAAAATTGCAGTAATAGGCTCGGGACCTGCAGGCCTTACCGCAGCTTATTACCTTGCACTGGAAGGGTATAGCGTTACCGTCTTTGAAGCACTTCCTATAGCCGGTGGTATGTTAGCCATTGGTATTCCGGAATACAGGCTGCCAAAAGATGTTTTAAAATCAGAAATAGAACATATAAAATCTGCGGGTGTTGAAATACATTTAAATATGGCTTTGGGTAAGGACTTTACCATAGAAAATTTGAAATACCAGGGATTTGATGCGATATTTATTGCTATAGGAGCCCAAAAAGATATTAGACTAGATATACCGGGAAATGAGCTTTACGGTGTATACTCAGCGTTGGAATTCCTAAAGAAGGTAAACTTAAACGAATATATTGACATAGGCAAAAAAGTTGCCATTATAGGCGGGGGCAATGCTGCTGTTGATGCTGCTAGAGTAGCACTCAGAAAGGGCGCAAAAGAGGTTAATGTGTTTTACAGGCGTGGTCCTGATGAAATGCCGGCTTTACCTGAAGAGGTCAAAGATGCTATTGAAGAAGGCGTAAAATTACACTTTTATACAGCTCCTATTCGGATTATAGGTGAAGGTGGTAGGGTGAATGGAATTGAAGTAATCAGGATGAAACCTGCCGATTTTGATGAAAACGGCAGGAGAAGAACGGTGCCAATAGATGGGTCTTCGTTTAGCATAAAAGTAGATAACGTAATTTTCGCCCTTGGACAGCAGGTAGATTTAGGGGCAATAAAAGTGCCAAAAGGAATGAGCATTACCATAGATAAAGAAACCATGGAAACTTCAATACCTGGAGTATTTGCAGGAGGGGACTGTGTATCGGGACCTTCTACGGTAATAGAAGCTATAGCGTCGGGTAGAAAAGCTGCTATATCCATAGACAAATATTTAGGAGGCAATATGTATGAAAAGAAGAGCTATTATCCCCGGACAGCGGACTATGAGATTTATGAAGAACACAGGAATAGGTGTGCAACTTTTAAATTAAAGGCACAGGAAAGAATAAATAGTTTTAAAGAAGTGGAATTGACACTTGAAGAGAGCGCAGCTTATGAGGAAGCATGCAGGTGTTTAAGGTGCGATGTAAAACAGAACGAGGAGGGTGGGGTAGAGTATGCTAAATCTTACAATTGA
- a CDS encoding NADH-dependent [FeFe] hydrogenase, group A6, which yields MLNLTIDNINVHVEEGATILDAAKKAGIYIPTLCYREDLKPMGVCRLCVVEVKGAKNLQAACVTPASEGMIVKTNSPFIRKARKTILELILSNHPMECPACIRNGNCELQEMAYRLNITDIKYSGEKSIFNKDETTPAIVRDPNKCILCRRCVNVCGEIQGIGIIEPHHRGFNTSIDPPFNQGLSKMPCAQCGQCVLVCPTGALTERDDTDKVFDALSDPQKFVIAQTAPAVRVALGEAFGMEPGSIVTGQMVAALRKMGFYKIFDTNFTADLTIVEEASELVERLEQGGKMPLITSCSPGWIKFCEHFYPELLDNLSTCKSPQQMMGALIKTYYAAKNRIPPQKIVVVSIMPCTAKKFEAQRGEMVSSGYQDVDIVITTRELARMIREMNIDILKLKPEDYDFPLGISTGAGAIFGATGGVMEAALRTAYYFLTGEELKHIEIHPVRGMEGIKEVELEIKNFKIKAAVAHGLKNAKELMERIKKTEVQYHFVEVMACPGGCLGGGGQVIPTNDSIRLKRMKAIYDIDEGKNIRRSHENPAVLELYREYLGRPLSERCYQLLHTDYMQRPKILTRD from the coding sequence ATGCTAAATCTTACAATTGATAATATAAATGTTCATGTTGAAGAAGGTGCTACCATCCTGGATGCTGCCAAAAAGGCAGGGATTTATATACCTACTCTCTGTTACAGAGAAGACCTAAAACCGATGGGTGTATGCAGACTCTGTGTAGTAGAAGTAAAAGGTGCAAAAAACCTACAGGCAGCCTGTGTAACTCCCGCATCGGAAGGAATGATAGTAAAAACTAATTCTCCATTCATAAGAAAAGCAAGAAAAACGATTTTAGAGCTTATATTATCCAATCACCCTATGGAATGTCCTGCATGTATAAGAAATGGTAATTGTGAACTTCAAGAAATGGCTTATAGATTAAATATAACCGATATTAAATACAGCGGTGAAAAAAGTATTTTTAACAAAGATGAGACTACACCTGCTATAGTACGAGATCCTAACAAGTGCATACTTTGCCGACGATGTGTAAACGTATGCGGTGAAATACAGGGGATAGGTATAATAGAACCTCATCACAGGGGTTTTAATACTTCAATTGATCCACCCTTTAATCAAGGCTTAAGTAAAATGCCATGCGCTCAGTGCGGGCAATGCGTGCTGGTATGTCCTACCGGTGCCCTGACCGAAAGGGACGATACTGATAAGGTATTTGATGCACTTTCCGATCCACAAAAATTTGTAATTGCGCAAACCGCTCCTGCAGTAAGGGTAGCATTAGGCGAGGCTTTTGGGATGGAGCCTGGAAGTATTGTTACCGGTCAGATGGTCGCGGCTTTGAGAAAAATGGGATTTTACAAAATATTCGATACAAATTTTACAGCCGACCTTACGATTGTTGAAGAAGCAAGTGAACTCGTTGAGCGTTTAGAACAAGGAGGAAAGATGCCCTTGATAACTTCCTGCAGTCCGGGTTGGATAAAATTTTGCGAACATTTTTACCCTGAATTACTGGATAACTTATCTACCTGTAAATCTCCTCAGCAGATGATGGGAGCGCTTATAAAAACCTATTATGCGGCTAAAAATAGGATACCTCCTCAAAAAATTGTCGTAGTATCCATAATGCCCTGTACTGCTAAAAAATTTGAAGCTCAAAGGGGCGAAATGGTATCCAGCGGGTATCAGGATGTAGATATAGTAATAACGACGCGGGAACTTGCACGGATGATAAGGGAAATGAATATTGACATATTAAAATTGAAACCCGAAGATTACGATTTTCCTTTAGGGATTTCGACGGGAGCGGGTGCTATATTCGGTGCAACGGGTGGGGTAATGGAAGCGGCTTTAAGGACAGCATATTATTTCCTTACCGGTGAGGAATTAAAGCATATAGAAATACATCCGGTAAGAGGAATGGAGGGAATTAAAGAAGTCGAGTTAGAAATAAAAAATTTTAAAATAAAAGCTGCTGTTGCCCATGGACTTAAGAATGCGAAAGAGCTTATGGAAAGAATCAAAAAGACAGAAGTTCAATACCATTTTGTTGAGGTAATGGCCTGTCCTGGTGGATGCTTAGGTGGGGGAGGACAGGTGATTCCTACAAACGACAGTATAAGGTTAAAGCGTATGAAAGCTATTTACGATATAGATGAAGGTAAAAATATCAGGAGGTCCCATGAAAACCCGGCAGTTTTGGAGCTTTACAGAGAATATTTAGGGAGACCGTTGAGCGAGAGGTGCTATCAGCTTTTACACACTGATTATATGCAAAGACCTAAGATTTTAACCCGGGATTAA
- a CDS encoding Crp/Fnr family transcriptional regulator, whose amino-acid sequence MKEIVSSLTLCPLFKSMSKKNIEDILNSVDYKIKPFNKGQLIAVEGDDCLNIGIILDGSVEIKKIFASGRSITVASLKKGNIFGEVIIFSDIRKYPSTITAFTETKIMFISVDDVIKLCNSNKKFLFNFISLLSNRILMLNEKITIISQKSIRQKISLLLLEEFKKNKSLILELPLSRKDLAEYLGIPRPSLSREMIKMKNEGIIDFKKNTIKILNLSELENSLIE is encoded by the coding sequence ATGAAAGAAATTGTAAGTTCCTTAACCCTATGCCCGTTATTTAAAAGCATGTCCAAAAAAAATATTGAAGATATTTTAAATTCTGTTGATTACAAAATAAAACCTTTTAATAAAGGCCAGTTAATAGCTGTTGAAGGGGACGACTGCCTCAACATAGGAATAATCCTTGATGGAAGCGTAGAAATAAAAAAAATTTTTGCTTCCGGCAGGTCTATTACCGTGGCTTCTTTGAAAAAAGGAAACATATTCGGGGAGGTTATAATTTTCTCCGATATTAGAAAATATCCCTCCACAATTACTGCTTTTACCGAAACAAAGATAATGTTTATATCCGTAGATGATGTAATAAAACTTTGTAACAGCAATAAAAAATTTCTCTTTAACTTTATTTCCCTTCTCTCTAACAGAATTTTAATGCTTAACGAAAAAATAACTATTATTTCTCAAAAAAGCATTAGGCAAAAAATTTCCCTTCTATTACTGGAAGAATTTAAAAAAAATAAGAGCTTAATTTTGGAATTACCCTTATCGAGAAAGGACCTGGCAGAATACCTGGGAATACCAAGACCTTCGCTTTCCAGGGAAATGATAAAAATGAAAAATGAGGGCATTATCGATTTTAAGAAAAATACCATTAAGATATTAAATTTATCGGAACTGGAGAATTCTTTAATTGAATAA
- a CDS encoding thiolase family protein codes for MKEVVITSAVRTPIGKIGGYFKDISAENLMSLVLNEVVNRAELKKDMVDEIIIGQTKQSSDAPNIARVSGLKAGFPEKIPAYTVHRQCASGMQAVVNSFFEIYCGYADIVLAGGVESMSTAPYYLRNARFGYIAGNGELVDPNTESQPKSQPEEIYGSFNMGITAENLSEIYGISRSEQDEFALNSHIKAVKALETGTFSKEIIPVMINLKGEQRFVYIDEGPRKDTSIEKLSKLKPVFKENGTVTAGNSSMRSDGAAALVLMSMEKAKELKIKPLAKIISFSAAGVDPRIMGIGPVPATLEALKKAGLTLKDIELIELNEAFAAQSIAVIKELNLNAEIVNVNGGAIALGHPLGCSGARIIITLLYEMKRRKVRYGLATICVAGGMGMSIILENIE; via the coding sequence TTGAAAGAAGTTGTAATAACATCTGCTGTAAGGACCCCTATAGGCAAGATAGGGGGTTATTTTAAGGATATTTCTGCTGAAAATTTGATGAGCCTTGTTTTAAATGAGGTGGTAAATAGAGCTGAATTAAAAAAAGATATGGTGGATGAAATAATTATAGGGCAGACCAAACAAAGTTCTGATGCTCCTAATATTGCCAGGGTATCGGGATTAAAAGCAGGATTCCCTGAAAAGATTCCTGCTTATACGGTTCACAGACAATGTGCTTCGGGGATGCAGGCTGTTGTAAACTCTTTTTTCGAAATATATTGTGGTTATGCAGATATTGTTTTAGCAGGTGGCGTAGAAAGTATGAGCACAGCTCCTTATTATTTAAGGAATGCTCGATTTGGGTATATTGCAGGAAATGGGGAGCTTGTAGACCCAAACACTGAAAGTCAACCAAAATCTCAACCAGAAGAGATATACGGGAGTTTTAATATGGGAATTACTGCAGAAAATCTATCGGAAATTTATGGAATAAGTAGAAGTGAACAGGATGAGTTTGCTTTAAACAGCCATATTAAAGCGGTTAAAGCACTGGAAACGGGAACATTTTCAAAAGAAATAATCCCGGTAATGATAAACTTAAAAGGAGAGCAGAGATTTGTTTACATTGATGAAGGCCCTCGAAAAGACACAAGTATTGAGAAATTATCAAAATTAAAACCTGTTTTTAAAGAAAATGGAACGGTTACGGCAGGAAATAGTTCTATGAGAAGTGATGGAGCGGCCGCGCTGGTTTTGATGTCTATGGAAAAAGCTAAGGAATTAAAAATAAAACCATTAGCAAAAATAATTTCGTTCAGTGCAGCTGGTGTTGACCCAAGGATAATGGGAATTGGCCCGGTTCCAGCTACTTTGGAAGCGTTAAAAAAAGCTGGATTAACATTAAAGGATATTGAATTGATTGAATTAAATGAAGCTTTTGCTGCACAAAGTATTGCGGTAATTAAAGAACTAAATTTGAATGCCGAAATTGTAAATGTAAACGGAGGAGCGATTGCTTTGGGGCATCCCCTGGGATGTTCGGGTGCCAGGATTATTATCACGCTTCTGTATGAAATGAAAAGACGTAAGGTGAGATATGGGCTTGCTACAATTTGTGTAGCTGGGGGCATGGGAATGAGTATAATCCTTGAAAATATAGAATGA
- a CDS encoding CoA transferase subunit A, with translation MNKLKTAKEAISSIKPGSRVMIGGFGTAGYPNSLIDALCESKIDNLTIISNDLGSPGIGLGRLLRNNQVKALIGTYYNWNPEVAEAKNQGKIEVTLVPQGTFAEAIRAAGVGIPAFYTPTSVGTDLSEGKEIRLINGKQYVLEYAIKADVALIKAYIADELGNLIYYKTARNFNPIMAMAADLVIVEVDEVVPAGSLNPEHIITPHIFVDIITKREAFQ, from the coding sequence ATGAATAAATTAAAGACTGCAAAGGAAGCAATATCATCTATTAAACCCGGTTCCCGTGTAATGATTGGTGGATTTGGAACGGCGGGTTATCCCAATAGCTTAATCGATGCTCTTTGTGAAAGTAAAATTGATAATCTAACAATTATTAGTAATGATTTGGGTTCTCCTGGAATAGGTTTGGGGAGACTGTTGAGAAATAATCAAGTAAAGGCTCTAATAGGGACTTATTACAATTGGAATCCTGAGGTAGCTGAAGCAAAGAATCAAGGTAAAATTGAAGTAACTCTTGTTCCTCAGGGGACATTTGCTGAAGCAATAAGGGCTGCAGGAGTAGGCATACCGGCTTTTTATACTCCTACATCTGTTGGGACGGATCTTTCAGAAGGAAAAGAAATAAGGTTAATAAACGGAAAGCAGTATGTTCTGGAATATGCGATAAAAGCGGATGTAGCTCTTATAAAAGCTTATATTGCAGATGAATTAGGAAATCTCATATATTACAAAACTGCCCGAAATTTTAACCCTATCATGGCTATGGCAGCAGATTTGGTAATAGTGGAAGTCGATGAGGTGGTACCAGCAGGTAGCCTTAATCCCGAGCATATCATTACTCCCCATATATTTGTGGATATCATTACTAAGAGGGAGGCATTTCAATGA
- a CDS encoding 3-oxoacid CoA-transferase subunit B: MNIIPEELAKNRIAKRIAKIFDEWSKERVLFINLGVGIPTMVADYINSQKIFIQSENGMLGVGPAALENKKDFNLINAGRVPVTETPGCCYIDSATSFGMIRGGHIDATVIGAFQVDEEGNIANWIIPNGKQLGVGGAMDLVCGAKKVLVAMQHTTKEGKPKLVKKCNLPITGLKEADIVVTEYGLFEFRDGRVFLKEVAPEINIDILSCITDLEFCLDKNLKIMEI; this comes from the coding sequence ATGAACATAATTCCCGAAGAACTTGCAAAAAACAGAATAGCGAAAAGAATAGCAAAAATTTTTGATGAATGGTCGAAAGAAAGAGTTCTTTTTATAAACCTGGGGGTGGGAATACCTACAATGGTAGCGGATTACATTAATAGTCAAAAAATTTTTATTCAATCGGAAAATGGAATGCTGGGAGTTGGCCCGGCAGCTTTGGAAAACAAAAAAGATTTTAATTTAATAAATGCTGGGAGAGTTCCCGTAACTGAAACACCGGGATGCTGCTATATTGATAGTGCAACTTCGTTTGGAATGATAAGGGGAGGCCACATTGATGCAACTGTTATAGGAGCGTTCCAGGTGGATGAAGAAGGTAATATTGCTAATTGGATTATACCCAACGGAAAACAATTGGGTGTAGGAGGAGCAATGGATTTAGTGTGTGGTGCAAAAAAAGTATTAGTAGCAATGCAGCATACAACAAAAGAGGGTAAACCTAAACTGGTAAAAAAATGTAATTTACCCATAACCGGGTTGAAGGAGGCAGATATTGTAGTTACGGAATACGGCCTTTTTGAATTCAGGGATGGCAGAGTATTTTTAAAAGAGGTTGCACCTGAAATTAATATTGATATCTTAAGCTGCATTACAGATTTAGAATTTTGTTTAGATAAAAATTTAAAAATAATGGAAATTTAA
- a CDS encoding aspartate aminotransferase family protein, with translation MDYIFYPNLKKEFPIIVKGEGIYLWDNKGKKYIDACSGALVSNIGHGVDEVIEAIYEQMKKVEFAHRFKFSNEKIIELSEKIIKISPKEISRVLFASGGSEAVETALKLAREYYVEKGKPTKYKVISRWQSYHGNTMGALSLSGNVARRVRYSPLLLDFPHAEPAYCYRCSFDKNPDECNLECAENIEKLVKREGPENIAAIIIEPIVGSTLGAAVPKDGYLQYIRELCDKYDILFIADEVMTGVGRTGKNFAVDHWKVIPDVICMAKGISGGYAPLGAVAIKESIYEVFKKGSGKFAHGYTFAGNPVSAAAGCAVIDYLNKNNLIEKCEKSGDLILNKLEILKEKYPFIGDVRGKGLMMGIEFVKNKRTKETFDPSLGLTERIVDKALEEGLMLYGAALCADGTKGDAVMVAPPLTVTEIEINEIIKILEKVIKDVFESIKFWE, from the coding sequence ATGGATTACATTTTTTATCCAAATTTAAAAAAAGAATTTCCAATTATTGTCAAAGGTGAGGGTATTTATCTATGGGACAATAAGGGAAAGAAGTATATAGATGCATGTTCGGGAGCCCTTGTCTCAAATATTGGTCACGGAGTTGACGAGGTAATTGAAGCTATATATGAGCAGATGAAAAAAGTAGAATTTGCCCATAGATTTAAATTTTCAAATGAAAAAATAATAGAACTTTCCGAAAAAATAATTAAAATTTCTCCAAAAGAAATAAGTAGAGTATTGTTTGCTTCCGGAGGATCTGAAGCGGTAGAAACGGCTTTAAAACTTGCAAGGGAATATTATGTTGAAAAAGGTAAACCTACAAAATATAAGGTTATTTCACGTTGGCAGAGTTACCATGGAAATACTATGGGAGCATTATCATTAAGCGGTAATGTGGCAAGGAGGGTAAGATATTCACCTTTACTTTTGGATTTTCCCCATGCTGAACCTGCTTATTGTTATAGATGTTCATTTGATAAAAATCCAGATGAATGTAATCTTGAATGCGCAGAAAATATAGAAAAATTGGTAAAAAGAGAAGGGCCTGAAAATATTGCTGCTATAATAATAGAACCCATTGTTGGATCTACCTTAGGTGCGGCGGTTCCAAAAGATGGGTATTTACAGTATATAAGGGAATTGTGTGATAAATACGATATCCTTTTTATTGCCGATGAAGTTATGACAGGGGTAGGTAGAACCGGTAAAAACTTTGCTGTAGATCACTGGAAGGTCATACCCGATGTTATATGTATGGCAAAGGGAATAAGTGGAGGTTATGCTCCGCTTGGTGCAGTTGCCATTAAGGAATCGATTTACGAAGTTTTTAAAAAAGGGAGCGGAAAATTTGCTCACGGTTATACCTTTGCAGGGAATCCTGTTTCTGCGGCAGCGGGTTGCGCCGTAATTGATTATCTTAATAAAAATAATTTAATAGAAAAATGTGAAAAAAGTGGAGATCTGATCTTAAATAAATTAGAAATTTTAAAGGAGAAATATCCCTTTATTGGAGATGTAAGAGGTAAGGGATTAATGATGGGGATTGAATTTGTAAAGAATAAAAGAACTAAGGAGACTTTTGATCCCTCATTAGGGCTAACCGAAAGGATAGTGGATAAAGCATTAGAGGAGGGATTGATGCTCTACGGTGCAGCTTTGTGTGCTGATGGGACTAAAGGTGATGCTGTAATGGTTGCACCGCCTTTAACGGTTACGGAGATCGAGATAAACGAAATAATAAAAATATTAGAAAAAGTAATAAAAGATGTATTTGAATCAATTAAATTTTGGGAGTGA
- a CDS encoding sodium:solute symporter family protein, with protein sequence MKAVEFTVTLIYIIACILIGLWANKKVSNSTDDYWVAGRKIGTFANSWALMAALASGGSILGVNGLGFKMGLPYVFAMFSGAAAGFPLAAILMAKQFRNLKARTVTEFFNFRYNNKAVSIIVPILIMLCMEVYIVAQLKAAGITAVYLLGLPYNYAVILTSIVFTLYVSIGGMWAITITDIVQGMLMVFMVLIVAFLIFASFGGITPLLIQATTANPKLGNVAAMPVSSYIGAFVVWFIAACTVPHLVMRVFSTRDGKTAKLSLNYAVIIYAFMIVFGVTAISSVGHIYFADLKDADMLFLKVIEKYLPSRIINGLAVAAVMAAVMSTTDALILAVTSAVVNDVYAKFINTKASENQIVKLSIVVTWIAGLLAVIFALNPPKLLTMLYTAAIGLLGSSLFPSIILGLWWKKANEKGALASIIIGGVLYCYLLWFTKMPSLSHILISLPVSFITHIVVSSLTHYSNDEIISKVNELHQL encoded by the coding sequence ATGAAAGCTGTAGAATTTACCGTTACACTGATATATATTATAGCTTGTATCTTAATAGGTTTATGGGCGAACAAAAAAGTAAGCAATTCTACCGATGATTACTGGGTTGCAGGGCGTAAGATAGGAACATTTGCAAACTCCTGGGCACTTATGGCAGCTTTAGCCAGTGGAGGATCAATCCTTGGAGTGAATGGTCTCGGATTTAAAATGGGGCTTCCGTACGTCTTTGCTATGTTTTCAGGTGCTGCAGCCGGATTTCCCCTTGCTGCAATTTTGATGGCAAAGCAATTCAGAAACTTAAAAGCGAGAACCGTAACTGAGTTTTTCAATTTTAGGTACAACAATAAAGCGGTAAGCATTATTGTACCCATACTCATCATGCTCTGTATGGAAGTATATATCGTAGCCCAGTTAAAAGCAGCGGGTATAACAGCGGTTTACCTTTTGGGTTTACCCTATAACTATGCTGTAATTTTAACGTCAATAGTTTTTACGCTTTATGTATCCATAGGAGGAATGTGGGCTATTACGATAACGGATATAGTTCAGGGTATGTTAATGGTTTTCATGGTATTAATTGTGGCTTTTTTGATTTTTGCAAGTTTTGGTGGTATAACACCTTTGCTGATTCAAGCTACCACCGCAAATCCGAAATTAGGAAATGTGGCAGCTATGCCCGTATCCTCTTATATAGGAGCTTTCGTGGTCTGGTTTATTGCAGCCTGCACCGTTCCGCATCTGGTAATGAGAGTGTTTTCTACAAGGGATGGAAAAACTGCTAAATTATCTCTAAACTATGCGGTTATTATTTATGCTTTCATGATAGTATTTGGGGTAACGGCAATCTCTTCGGTAGGCCATATATATTTTGCTGACTTAAAAGATGCGGATATGCTGTTTTTAAAGGTTATAGAAAAATACCTGCCGAGTAGAATAATAAACGGTTTAGCAGTAGCGGCGGTTATGGCTGCAGTAATGTCAACCACCGATGCTCTCATACTGGCTGTAACCAGTGCGGTGGTAAACGACGTATATGCAAAATTTATAAATACCAAAGCCAGCGAGAATCAAATAGTAAAATTAAGTATAGTTGTAACATGGATTGCAGGACTACTCGCGGTAATTTTTGCTCTTAATCCTCCCAAGCTTTTGACAATGCTTTATACTGCAGCCATAGGGCTTTTAGGCTCAAGCTTATTCCCATCAATAATTTTAGGTCTCTGGTGGAAGAAAGCTAATGAAAAAGGTGCTTTAGCAAGTATCATCATCGGCGGAGTTTTATACTGCTATTTACTCTGGTTTACCAAGATGCCCTCGCTCTCTCATATACTGATATCATTACCGGTTTCTTTCATTACCCATATAGTGGTCAGCAGTTTAACTCATTACAGCAATGATGAGATAATTTCAAAAGTAAATGAACTGCATCAGTTGTAA